The Fusarium verticillioides 7600 chromosome 8, whole genome shotgun sequence genomic interval CTGACAGTtctctccaagcttcttataTTGATGGTATGGCTCGTCCCCGAGTCTCATATCTACTACGCTCGCAAGGGAGAggatgacaaggccaagaagtcTATGCTCACCCTCTACGGTAACATTGACGGGTACGATGTGGTAAGTACTGTCTCATGATCAGGTCCAGTAACCAGTGTTAATATTACTCCTTGCTAGGAGCATGAGTACCGTGTAATTCAGCACGGCATCGAAGCCGAGCGACAGCTGCATCTCGAGTCCAAGTCCTCGTCCTtctttgagatctttgacAAGCATAACTGGCGAAGAACATTGGCTGGGTGCATGGGTATCTGCAGTCAATGGGCTGCGGGAGCACCAATTGTGTTTTCGTACTCGACAGTAAGTAATATCTGTAATCGTGTTTGTTGAACAGAGCTGACATTACCAGTACttctttgctgttgctggtctGAAGGACCCCTTCCTCGTCACCATTATTACGTGAGTATAGGAGTTCCGAGTCGGCCGCTATCCTTCCGCTAACGGGGTCAGCTTCGTTCTCCTCATTATCGCAATTGTGTCCTCTCTAATTGCTTGCGAGTTCATTGGTCGCAGACCTCTCCTTGTCGGGTAAGTCTGAACCAGAAAGCAGACGAAGCCGATGCTTACCGATTATTTAGTGGATGTTTCGCCATGATGCTATTCAACGTCGGTCTTGGAACTActggtttcttcaagaacccagcAGCTGACAAGGCTGCCTTGGGGTGTCTTCTCCTTTGGGTCATTGCTTATGGCTGTTCAGCTGGACCAATTGGTTTTGTTGCAGCTGGTGAAACCTCAACCCCACGCCTACGAGCCCAGACGACCTCTTTCAATTTGGGCTGCTATGGTCTTGGATTGTAAGTAACCTGTTATGATTCACATACTGTTGGCTAACCTGTCATCTTCAGTGTTGTCTTCCAATGGACTGTCTCTTACATGATCAGCCCAGATGCTGGTAACCTTGGTGTCAAGGCTGTGTTTGTCTGGGCTGGATTGTTGGTACCCACGACTGTTCTTCTTTGGTTCTTCTATCCCGAGGTCGGTTCTACCCTAAAGGCTAGAAAAGGACTTACACTAACATTCTTAGACCTATGGCCGAAGTTACTGGGAGCTCGACGAGCTTTATGCCCGGAATATCCCTGCCTGGCGATTCAAGAATACTCCAACTTTGGTCGACGAGAGTGGTGGCAAGAACCGAGCTCTTATGTCAGGTCGAAATGACCATTCAACGAACAAGAACACCATGACTTGATCTATACAAGGGCACTCATCACGTTAGAATGACTGGTCTTCAGTAAACTTGTCTCGGTACTAAACTGTGCCATTGGTGCTGCCTCTTGTGTAACGGGCGAGGTCGGTGATTCTTCGCCTCCTCTATTCCTTCAATGTATATATCAGTATTTCGATCAGAAATCATCCATTTCATTTAATTCGAAAACATCAAATGAGACGCAAGAGTGAAGGTGACGATTGAGATTCGACTGTGTTGAAGATCCTGCCCTGTTCAAACCTCAATGCTACTTAGGGACGAACGATAAAGCCAGCCCATCGCCATTTATGGAGCACCTCAGACCCAGTGAGTGGTAGCTCCATAGTTGTCGCCATTAGCAGGGCGAAGAAAGTCACTTCGAGTGATCTTGCCTTTCGCCTGTCGACGTCCCTTGACAAGGCTAGTAGAGGTAGCCTTGAAGTCTGCATCCTGCCAAGATCCACCCTTCTCCCAGTTGTTACCCTTGCCCTTCACTGAAGTGAGTGTGTTCTGCTTGCTCAGGCTGCTGGAGCCGGCATTGTTGGCAGCGAGGTTGTTCTCGTAGGTAGCCTTGGAAGAGCGGTGGTTGAACCCTTCTCTCCGGTTTTCCCAAGCAGTGTTGTGGATAAGAGTCATATCACCGGGCATTTTGTTGTCGCTGAAGCCACGGGGATTCCGGAAGGAGAAGTTGTTACGAGCGACATGGTTGACGTTGGCTCGGTTGGCGGGTGATCCTCCGCCGAGCTTGGATACCAATGCCGTCGCCTCTGTAAGGGTTGAAGTTCCAACGGTTCACCCCGTTAtcgaagatgatgttatCAAGGATGGTGACAGAAGATTTGAACTCGTACAGATCGATGCCGTCATCAGCATTCTCGTAGCTGCGAATACCGCGGATGATGTTACCAGCGCCTGAGCCTTCCTTAATAGCCATACCATCAGCATTCTGGCCATTGTTGCGTGGATCAGCGTTGTTGTAGGTGTCAAGATAAACGATCCCGTTATTCGAGATGCTGTTCTGCATGTGGAATCCAGTCTCGTAGTTGCTGTGGGTAGTCAAGCGCTCGAAGTAGTTGTTGTGTGAATCTTTCACGTAGACGCCGCAGGGGCCCTTGGTGAGAGTAATGTGGATGAATCTCCAGTACTCTGCCTTCTCGACATGGAAGATACCACGATCTTTACCAGCGAGGCTAGCGCCAAGGGCAGCCGGAGTACCAGGCATCTTGTCACCGTCaatgatgacttcttcattATTGTAGGATCTGATGGTGTAGGGCTTGCTGGAGGATCCTTTCTTGGTAAACTGGATGTTCTTGGATGGGCGATAGGTTCCCTTTCGGAGATAGATGGTGTCTCCAGCGCTGGCAGCATTAACTGCAGTCTGAATGTCGGCAAGAGGGAAACTGCTAGAGCCAGAACCACTGCTCGATCCATTGGGAGCGACGAAAATGTCCTTGGCCAGGGCTGCAGGCAGCACTGCGAGTATGCACTTGAAGAGAAGCATAGCAAAAGAATGTAACAGGAGCGAGCACATGAAAGAGCGAGAAAGAAAGCAATGAGAAGAATATCTTGGTTCAAGCTCAAAATGGCTTCACGAGGTTTTATGTTTCCTTTTGTAGCTTCATCTACCCATCCTTTTACGGGGTTTTCTGGAAGCTCAAATTTCCAGCGATGCCACTGTCATTATACACATGGCACTTGGCGCCTCGGCACTCTTGGTTGTGTAGGTTGCTGTTGAAGACTGCAAGGAAGAGCTAagtccaaagccaagatgcagTGAGCTTAAATTTCCACAAATGACGGAGAATTTCATCTTGAATCTCTGGTCATCTATTTCTGccccaagccaagcctcatCCTCTACAATCGGACGTAATTCCCGTGATGGTCGTTGCGGAGCCTACTGTCTCGAGTTTTGATTGAGGCCAAGATATCCAAGAAACGATCGGGCCGTGTCAGTCTGTCAAGAGTCTTGGCGAGTTTGAAACTACGAGAGAGGACCATGGCACCTCTTGGATGGGGCATTGGCCGTTGATGTAAACTCCGCTCTAATCTCAAGGTAGCTCGTGATGTAGTTATCCATCATTAAAAGTTGATTGTCTCATGCTGAAGATTAAAAATACTTCAATTCCATGTGTCAACAAGCAGTAAATTGGTTCAAACGTGTATTTAATTACTGCTATCTGTTTCTATTACAATTATATATACTAAAGTACCATCTTAATCTACCTGTATGATCTAAGATTCCAATATTATCTTGTTCCCATTAAAACATCTCCCTATCAACCCTTTCGCCTCTGTTATGTTCCCGGGTAGCGTATAAGTATTTATCTTCGTTGCCTAGTAGGTGTAAACCTGTTCCGGCCCCAGGGCGCCATAGTCCCCGGATCCGTAGGGGTTCGATGGTGTGGCCTGTTGTCCGTTCACATCGCTCACGCCGAACCAAGCGAGCTCTGTACCTCTCACGACTGTCATGACAGCAAAAGCAGGAGCAGGCTCGGTAACATAACCCCAAGAGATGCTCAAGCTAGATCCATCAGTGCAAGGTTCGTTGGTCCAACTTTCTGTAGCAGCATTAGAGCCAGGCATACGAATGACGGTACACCTctcagtcttgccatcagcctcaaccgcGAAGTTATAATCacatccatcgtcatcttcaccgcAATAACGGGTGAGATTCTGGATGGCCCAAGTTTTGCCGATAACAGGCATGGGGACAGGGTAAATACCAGGCGCTGGTTGGGTACCGTTGGTCGGGACGGGAAAGGAGGGGTGAGTTGCGGTTGACGTCGTAGTGTGGGTGATATGAGCTGAAACGCAAAGCTCTGGGTGAGCTGGGCTACAACCCCCAGGGACAATAGGGATTGGGGTGAAGGTTGGTGGAAGTCCCGTATGATAAGGTGGCGGGCATGATCCAGGGTGAGCAGGATTGCAGCCTCCTGGGATACCAGGGATTGGAGTGAAGGTCTCGATGGGAACTGTATCGTTCTTGCTGGCAGATGCAATATCTGTTTTGGTAGGCTGCGCGAGAGATGCCGTGGCAGAAGAACAGTATTCTTGAATCCGTGCACTATCTTCGCCAACACAAGCTGTCAGCGTGCAAGAGCATACTACTTCTGGTGTTCCAGCCGCGATACAAGCGTTGTAAGCCTTCTCACAATCATCATAGGATgtaagaggaagagccaACGCGACCGAGGCGAGAGTCAAAACTGAGATGAACTTGTTCATGGCTAGTAAACAGAGGGGATTGAAGTTGGACAATTAGGTAGGTAATGAAGTGTGAAGATTGAGAGTATGTTTTTTCTCTGTTGTGCTGTAATGTCGTCGATTGGTGATGTCTCAATGTCAAACGACATGTCTCGGAGGTTATATAGTCGCATGGAGGAAAGGGAGAGCATTGATTCTGTTATCGTCCCAACCTCCTTCTAACTGTGCccttttcttccatgacaTAGCGCAAAGTTTGAGCCAGAAAGGGCTCTCTGACAAACCCTCCACTCTTCAAATGGTTTGCCAACGTTGAGACGGTAGATTCATAGATTTGACATCATAATCACACTACCAAAGCCCCAGCCACCATCATTTTAATAGTTTTACCTCTTTGAGAGCTGAGCTACTGCCGAGCAACCGACGGTTTGCATGGCCAGCTGCTGAGCCAACCTCCGATTTACACAACGGCTCCGCTAACACGAAAGGTTCATAGAAGGTCTAGAGCAAATGCAGCAAAGACGTTGTTCTTGCTGGCAAGCGAGAAAAGTCTAATTGGCACTCAGCGAATCAGGTTGGCGTGCCGTGCATATAGCACGTTGTAGAACGGGAAACGCAAACCTTAAATCGATGATTGCCAACTTCTGGAATGTGATTGAAATGATACAAGATGTGATGTTACTGTTTATCTATTGTTAtctctttccttctttcaaaGCCCGTAACTGTGAGACAAGCCGAAGACTTGGCTTTGTCTTCGATTTCTATTATCTCTAGTATACTGTAACTGACCATTCCCTAGCAAGCCATTTAGTGCCAAAAACAGGTCAATTGATGACCGTTCACCTTTTATACCTCTCTATCCTTATTACTTTTAGGGTCGTAGTATGTTCGCGTCATAGACTTTTCCTTCAACCACGGCTGAAGATTTCCGCCTCTTCCCGCTGTATAGATGCTTTTGCGTTTTTAGATTCCAAACATACTACTAAAGCACATTCTAGTAAAGTTGAAAACGTTTTGCTGATCATCCTCGTAGTAAGCTACCACGTAGCTTGCATTGTTGGGGCGTTGGAAGCCATAACTAATGGTGCCATTATATGGACCGTCAACAATATCTTGATGCTCGGTCTTGTCGAACTTGCCGCGCAAGCACGCTAACAGATCAGCCTGTATACCTGGACCGCTTGTGAACTTTCCGCAAGGAGTTTTGCGAGTCTCAATGCATGCGATGACAATCACGGCAATTCCGAATCCCAACAGAACGCCGGTGTAGAATTTGTACCAGGCGGACGATATGCAAGGCAAGACGGTAGACTTGGCTCCTGTGATGCCCATGTACCAGGTTGTTATCAGCGCACTCATCCCGATCACGCCTAGGTAGAAGATAATCACTACAAAAGTCGTCGTTGTGTAGAAAGTGTCTCCTTGTGGGATCATGAATGACAGGGCCAACCCCAGGAGAGCGAGGAGCACCAGGGCATAGGTGCATCGAAATGTTCTGCTACCCCAAAACTCTGAGTTGTGAAATTCTTGGAGTTCAGTCGTCGCAGGGTTGGCAGCCAATATCTCGAATGATGGCATGCTGCAGCTAATGGGTTGTGGAGAACCAGCAGGGATGTCCTCCATCGAGGCGAATGAGAACTCGTCCGTAAGCCACAGGCAACtgcacagcctcagcaaCCCGAAAAGGGCAATGGGAAAGAAAATGATATCGACAGCCATCAACAGTGTGAAACTTAGGGCAGAAGGGTCGATTTGACTGCCTAAAAGCAGGATTATGGCCTGAATGCCTTGAACGGTAACaatgagagtcttgatcgCGTCTCTTGACAGCAAGGTAACCCTGTCTCCATCAGGCAGTTGAACACAACGCGGTCGGCTGTACGCGACCATCTCTTCAGATCCATCCCAGCCTTGGTCAGTCCAAAACAAGGCATTGCTGGCTGCGAGATCGAATTTATCCCAGTTCTTTGCCCGAATGCGACGGTCAGCAATTGCTCCGTACCGCCATAGAATGGAAGTTGGGTTGTAGTGGCATATGCGTTCGTGCCAAGGTGGTCGACTTAGAGAAAGATAAGTCGGTGAAGGGGCACCGATGAGAACATGGGCAATGAGCGGAGCCTAACACAGAGTGAGAAGAGTTATCCAGTCAGAAACAGCgatctcttggctttgataCAAGAGGGGATTAATAAACACAGTCATCCTTGGTCTCTCCAGATGTCTCTGAACATCAACTTCAGGTTGTGGTTAGGGACAATGAAGAAGGCTTGGGAATGAGAAATTCCCCTAAGCATAAGCACTATGGAAAGGGGGACATACTAAAGGAAAGATTGAAGAGACAGCTCCAGTCCTGCTGACAAGTAAAACATAGTGCTGACAGGAACAAGATTACAAGGCTCTAATGCTGACAGGATAGTGTTCAGTAATAAGTAAATCTGTAATatttaatatagttaataagcAAGCGCTATAGATAAGTATAACGGTTTAGAGTCTAACTAGATTAGACTAAGCTGTACttaagtttattattagtaaaTAGTATAAGGTATATAACTAagcttattaaagtattatatcttttaataatagatttaatatatattaagcttaattaatataaagaagttttattaatagctagtaagctagaatttATAAAAGTATCAATAAATATATTCTATATACTTAAAGtatttattaaaaagataaaatgtctttatagtaatatataaggtatagctaataaggtcttataataaaaataattatTATGTTTTTTAGCATAGTGTATGACGCCTTATATGCGATATACTGAAAAATAAGcattatattatattattcttattataagaccttattGGCTATACCTCGCGTATTGCTACAGAGatattttatctttttaataataaaaataatataatataatacttattttttaatatattatatataaggtattatatattattttaaaaaatataataactttaaaagtaaatCTTAAGATTATATTACCTTTAACCTTATAATCTAATTAAATAAGTAGctttaatatataaatataaaaagatattttcCCTAGCTTTAGTAAGCTAAAGgctttttttattattacttaattaaagtaattaatactaaAGCTTTAACTTTAAAGgcttaattttaaataagTTAAAAACTATAAAACCTATTTAAAaatactatattatataattaatattaatagctataactattttattatagtaattaatacttatataaatagtaatttaattaatattaataatcttaatattaataatatctttaatttatatacTTTCTTTTAGTActtaaatattataaataaagacttactatatattaataaattaatactaatataataatttaattttataatttttaaTTATACTATAaggcttttaaatatataaaatatatctattatactaattattataaataagTTAAAAGCTTTAAAAGACCTAATTAATTACTTAAAGTAAGCTTAAGActtattaataaagtaataggCTTTTATTACTATTATTAAATTAGgtaataataatagctaATACTATATATAGTTTATAGAATTgaaatatataattaaagtaattaaattattaata includes:
- a CDS encoding hypothetical protein (At least one base has a quality score < 10), translated to MLLFKCILAVLPAALAKDIFVAPNGSSSGSGSSSFPLADIQTAVNAASAGDTIYLRKGTYRPSKNIQFTKKGSSSKPYTIRSYNNEEVIIDGDKMPGTPAALGASLAGKDRGIFHVEKAEYWRFIHITLTKGPCGVYVKDSHNNYFERLTTHSNYETGFHMQNSISNNGIVYLDTYNNADPRNNGQNADGMAIKEGSGAGNIIRGIRSYENADDGIDLYEFKSSVTILDNIIFDNGVNQATALVSKLGGGSPANRANVNHVARNNFSFRNPRGFSDNKMPGDMTLIHNTAWENRREGFNHRSSKATYENNLAANNAGSSSLSKQNTLTSVKGKGNNWEKGGSWQDADFKATSTSLVKGRRQAKGKITRSDFLRPANGDNYGATTHWV